The sequence CCGATATTGACATAGCTTCCCTACATCCCAACTTGGTCTTTCATTTCTTTAAAAAGACTTAGAGATGTTTCAAGATATTTTAAAGCGTTTTCGTAATTTCCTTCGTCGCTATATATTAGGCCAATGTTTGTTAAGCAGTTTGAAATTCCATTTATATCTTTCTGCTTTTTAAAAAGTTGAAGTGCAATGTTAAAATAAGACATAGCTACTTTGTTATAACCTAAATATGAGTAAACGATACCTAAGTTATTGTAGCATCGTGATAAACCAATCTGGTCATTGATTTTTTCATATTTTTTAAGTGCAGTAGAATAATAAGCAATCGCTTTTTCAAAATTACCAATATCTTCAAATACAAAACCAATATATAGAAGTGAAGTAGCTTCTTGTTTTTTTAGTCTGTTTTTAACTGCATGAATTAGAGATTTATTGTAATAAAAAAATGCAGAATCGGGATTTGTATTTTCGTAATAATCTCCAATTTTTAAATATTGAGACCAAATAATAGTGTCACTTTTTGCTTTTTTTAGCTCCCAAAATAGTGAGTCTAACTTATTAGCCGAGAAAGTATTCGCGACTATTATTAAAAAGCAAAGGTGGAGTAATATTTTATTTAAAAGTTTCATTTATTATATTTTTATTCCAACCACAGTGATATCATCAGTCTGTTCTCCATTTCCAATCCACTGCACAATGGTTTCTTCGAATGCTTGTTTTTGTTCGTTCATGGGTTTATGGGCATTTGCTAAAATAAGCTCTTTAAAACGCTTGTACATAAATTTTTTGCCATGTTCGCCCCCAAATTGGTCGGCATAGCCATCGGAGAAGAGGTAGAGTATATCGCCTTGTTCGAGTTGGAATTCGTAATTGGTGAAGTTGTTCATTATAATATAAATAGCTACGGGCATTTTGTCGCCTTTGTACTCGGTAAGCTCATAGTTTGCTGTTGGTTCATTTTGAGCTTTTCTGACTAAATAAAGTGGGTTATTGGCTCCGGCGAACTGGCATTGCAGAGTGTTTTTATTGATAGCAATGAGTGCAATGTCCATTCCGTCTTTTTGTTCGCCAGCGATGCCTTTTTGTTGCAGTGCGTTGATAATTTCTTTACGCAATTCGTTTAATACATCGTTGGCTTTCGTCATTTCTTTTTTACGCACAATTTCGTTTAAAAAGCTAATGCCGAGCATGCTCATAAAGGCACCGGGTACGCCATGACCTGTGCAATCGGCAACTGCAACAATGAGCATATTATCAAT comes from Bacteroidales bacterium and encodes:
- a CDS encoding tetratricopeptide repeat protein, whose amino-acid sequence is MKLLNKILLHLCFLIIVANTFSANKLDSLFWELKKAKSDTIIWSQYLKIGDYYENTNPDSAFFYYNKSLIHAVKNRLKKQEATSLLYIGFVFEDIGNFEKAIAYYSTALKKYEKINDQIGLSRCYNNLGIVYSYLGYNKVAMSYFNIALQLFKKQKDINGISNCLTNIGLIYSDEGNYENALKYLETSLSLFKEMKDQVGM
- a CDS encoding SpoIIE family protein phosphatase, with product LALEHYKKYIVARDSITNDEKKKQQLHAEMNYEFEKKQAIAKAEQEKKDAIVAIERKKERIVRYAITGGLLLVLVFLGFVYRSLRITRMQKKVIESQKKMVDEKNIILHQQNEEISRQRDEIATQRDEIAAQRDLVIKQKEHIEEQKKQITDSINYAKRIQEAVLPMSEMARSVLGEHFILFKPKDIVSGDFYWTTQIDNMLIVAVADCTGHGVPGAFMSMLGISFLNEIVRKKEMTKANDVLNELRKEIINALQQKGIAGEQKDGMDIALIAINKNTLQCQFAGANNPLYLVRKAQNEPTANYELTEYKGDKMPVAIYIIMNNFTNYEFQLEQGDILYLFSDGYADQFGGEHGKKFMYKRFKELILANAHKPMNEQKQAFEETIVQWIGNGEQTDDITVVGIKI